In Gemmatimonas sp., a single genomic region encodes these proteins:
- a CDS encoding ABC transporter substrate-binding protein: protein MSSIRPSRSFCSRLSPYTMVCTMLVSTVLVSTLAGCRTGEATPDRHALIDSRDWYDPRSLDPAKATDVPSGRAVAYLFDGLTKFTPAGQVQPSIARSWDVSPDGLQYTFHLRADVRFHDGAPLLARHVAQSFRRVLDPATKSGTVWPLYPIKGARAFADGKSDGKGTALGIETPNDTTVIITLDEPFAIFPKLLAMPVASILPDSVGVDFSEHPIGTGPWKLVEWKHDDYLKFARNATYFGGAPSIDTLIARIIPEPSTAVAEFEAGTVDILYVPEDQTRDWEETDTKKATLVSAPALRLWYMGVNVTRGPLKDVRVRQAIAHAIDVPTLLAQLLAGRGTIAAGVIPPTLEGFDKARQPYAYDTLAARKLLADAGYANGIDLELWSSQTAPMPRLAQAIQAYLATVGVRIKLVQRDASSMRAAARAGQTDLVVKDWYADYPDAENFLYPLLHTANRGAGGNVSFFSDATFDRLVDASRRESDAAKRAVLYAAADSVGYAQVGMVPLFFYNEVYAVQPWVKGFEVPVIFNGQRWEKVTMGTDKKR, encoded by the coding sequence ATGTCATCGATTCGCCCGTCACGTTCGTTCTGCTCGCGGCTCTCGCCGTACACCATGGTCTGCACCATGCTGGTGAGCACCGTGCTGGTCAGCACGCTGGCCGGCTGCCGCACCGGCGAGGCGACTCCTGACCGTCACGCGCTCATCGACTCACGCGATTGGTACGATCCGCGTTCGCTCGATCCGGCCAAGGCCACTGACGTGCCCAGCGGACGGGCCGTGGCGTATCTGTTCGACGGCCTCACCAAGTTCACCCCCGCTGGTCAGGTGCAGCCGTCGATCGCGCGGTCGTGGGACGTCTCGCCCGACGGCCTGCAGTACACGTTCCACCTGCGTGCCGACGTCCGCTTCCATGACGGCGCGCCGCTGCTCGCGCGCCATGTCGCCCAGTCGTTTCGCCGCGTGCTCGACCCGGCCACCAAGAGCGGCACGGTGTGGCCGCTCTACCCGATCAAAGGCGCCCGCGCCTTCGCCGACGGCAAGTCTGACGGCAAGGGCACCGCACTCGGCATCGAGACGCCAAACGACACGACGGTCATCATTACGCTCGACGAGCCGTTCGCGATCTTCCCGAAGCTGCTCGCCATGCCCGTGGCGTCGATCCTCCCCGACTCGGTCGGCGTCGACTTCAGTGAGCACCCCATCGGCACCGGACCGTGGAAGCTCGTGGAGTGGAAGCACGACGACTATCTCAAGTTCGCCCGCAACGCCACGTACTTCGGCGGCGCGCCCTCCATCGACACCCTGATCGCCCGCATCATCCCCGAGCCGTCCACTGCCGTCGCCGAGTTCGAAGCCGGCACGGTCGACATTCTCTACGTGCCGGAAGACCAGACGCGCGACTGGGAAGAGACCGACACGAAGAAGGCCACGCTCGTGAGCGCACCGGCGCTGCGCTTGTGGTACATGGGCGTGAACGTCACGCGCGGCCCGCTGAAAGACGTGCGCGTGCGACAGGCGATCGCCCACGCCATCGACGTCCCCACCCTCCTCGCCCAGCTCCTCGCCGGCCGCGGCACCATCGCCGCCGGCGTGATCCCGCCCACGCTCGAAGGCTTCGACAAGGCACGGCAGCCATACGCGTACGACACCCTCGCCGCGCGCAAACTCCTTGCTGACGCCGGCTACGCCAACGGCATCGACCTCGAGTTGTGGAGTTCGCAAACCGCACCCATGCCGCGCCTCGCGCAGGCCATTCAAGCGTATCTCGCCACGGTGGGCGTTCGCATCAAGCTCGTGCAACGCGATGCCAGCTCCATGCGCGCCGCCGCCCGCGCCGGACAAACAGACCTGGTCGTGAAGGACTGGTACGCCGATTACCCCGACGCCGAGAACTTCCTGTATCCGCTGCTGCACACCGCGAACCGCGGCGCCGGCGGCAATGTGTCGTTCTTCAGCGACGCCACGTTCGATCGATTGGTCGACGCGTCACGGCGCGAGAGCGACGCGGCCAAGCGCGCGGTGTTGTATGCGGCGGCGGACTCGGTGGGCTATGCACAAGTCGGCATGGTGCCCCTGTTTTTCTACAACGAGGTGTACGCGGTACAACCGTGGGTCAAAGGATTCGAAGTTCCGGTCATTTTTAATGGGCAACGATGGGAGAAGGTTACGATGGGGACTGATAAGAAGCGCTAA
- a CDS encoding four helix bundle protein → MPNHFDLRVYDAACQLSTVVIDSLDHCECSRVPGLCAQLISAVGSIAANTSEGAGRGTAPQFLNQLRIALGSANETRTHLMRARNEARLATKPYFLCDSKALVTARMLASLIRRIEEDEARRKNERS, encoded by the coding sequence ATGCCAAACCACTTCGACCTCCGTGTGTACGACGCGGCGTGCCAACTCAGCACCGTCGTGATCGACTCCCTCGATCATTGCGAGTGCAGCCGCGTGCCTGGGCTTTGTGCGCAGTTGATCAGCGCGGTCGGCTCGATCGCCGCGAATACCTCGGAAGGCGCCGGTCGCGGAACGGCCCCACAGTTCCTCAATCAGTTGCGAATCGCCTTGGGCTCCGCCAACGAAACCCGCACGCATCTCATGCGTGCACGCAACGAGGCGAGATTGGCAACCAAGCCGTACTTCCTCTGCGATTCGAAGGCGCTAGTCACCGCAAGGATGCTGGCGTCCCTCATCCGCCGAATCGAGGAAGACGAGGCCCGGCGGAAGAACGAGCGCAGTTAG
- a CDS encoding GGDEF domain-containing protein: MLFRRSAADRPAVVPSPVAPTAVSATAASAVATADEAFDLAPLLDAFGQVLSAYAQGSFDLPDVSSSEAGEELERWRRHTVLGVPLSAGESRGSLSAAERDYRGAARALTDHRRREKRYVESALSDLRDALWACVERVHTVAQADLHADEATSVQITRVQTAIHGLETHAVKDEVLQAISAITDISRTRRDTQQVAYGMLAERIDQLGSQLEEAKRESETDPLTGLGNRKRFERAAQRAVQMHTLNRAPVSLVLVDLDHLKQINDGYGHSAGDATLQTTADTLTRVFLGDSDVICRIGGDEFVVILTNTNANVAGRLAERLVQKIAETGPPFAADAPALSASVGYASYHGGEGVEAWMGRADAALYRAKREGKGRAGGAD; encoded by the coding sequence ATGCTATTCCGTCGTTCTGCCGCCGATCGCCCAGCTGTCGTCCCGTCACCCGTCGCACCGACGGCCGTCTCAGCGACGGCCGCATCAGCGGTGGCCACCGCCGACGAGGCGTTCGACCTCGCGCCGCTGCTCGACGCCTTCGGGCAGGTGCTGTCGGCGTACGCGCAGGGGAGCTTCGATCTGCCCGACGTGTCGTCGAGCGAGGCGGGGGAAGAGCTCGAGCGGTGGCGTCGCCACACGGTGCTCGGTGTTCCGCTCTCGGCGGGCGAGTCGCGCGGGTCGTTGAGTGCCGCCGAGCGCGATTACCGGGGCGCTGCCCGGGCGCTGACCGACCATCGTCGGCGGGAGAAGCGCTATGTGGAGTCGGCGCTGTCCGATTTGCGTGATGCGCTGTGGGCCTGCGTGGAGCGCGTGCACACGGTGGCGCAGGCCGATCTGCACGCCGATGAAGCCACGTCGGTGCAGATCACCCGCGTGCAAACCGCCATTCATGGCCTCGAGACGCACGCCGTGAAAGACGAAGTGCTGCAGGCGATCTCGGCGATCACCGACATCTCGCGCACCCGCCGCGATACACAGCAGGTCGCGTACGGCATGCTGGCCGAACGTATCGACCAGTTGGGCTCTCAGCTCGAAGAGGCCAAGCGCGAAAGCGAAACCGACCCCCTCACCGGACTCGGCAACCGCAAGCGCTTCGAACGCGCCGCCCAACGCGCGGTGCAGATGCATACGCTCAATCGCGCGCCCGTATCGCTCGTGCTGGTCGATCTCGATCACCTGAAGCAGATCAATGATGGCTACGGGCACTCCGCCGGTGACGCCACGTTGCAGACCACGGCCGACACGTTGACCCGCGTCTTCTTGGGAGATTCCGACGTCATCTGCCGCATCGGCGGCGACGAGTTCGTGGTCATTCTCACGAATACCAACGCCAACGTGGCCGGACGACTGGCGGAACGCCTGGTGCAGAAGATCGCAGAAACAGGCCCTCCGTTCGCTGCTGACGCACCAGCGCTGAGCGCGAGCGTCGGCTACGCCTCGTACCACGGCGGCGAAGGCGTGGAAGCGTGGATGGGAAGAGCGGATGCGGCGTTGTACCGGGCGAAACGGGAGGGGAAAGGGCGCGCGGGTGGGGCGGATTGA
- a CDS encoding ABC transporter permease has product MLSLLARRLLLSLPTLAGVLIVVFLLLYVAPGDPVQAMVGERADPATIARLRAELRLDDPLPAQFFHYASGVLQGDLGRSYVTNRPIISDIAERFPRTLLLATAAMLLATISGVTIGVLAAVRPNGWFDRLALATTYLGISFPVYWIGLLLIVLFAVTLRWLPASGYGRIEFLILPALALGSRSIAYLARVTRSSMLEVLGADFVRTARAKGLTESGVIIRHALRNALIPVITVIGLDFGAYLTGSILTETIFSWPGIGRYVVMAIARRDLPAVQGAVLFLSVVFVLVNLVTDLAYQKADPRVRA; this is encoded by the coding sequence ATGCTGTCGCTGCTCGCCCGTCGCCTCTTGCTCTCCCTGCCCACGTTGGCCGGGGTGCTGATCGTCGTGTTCCTCCTGCTCTATGTCGCGCCGGGGGACCCGGTGCAGGCCATGGTCGGGGAACGCGCCGACCCGGCCACGATCGCGCGGCTCCGGGCCGAACTTCGCCTCGACGACCCCCTCCCGGCGCAGTTCTTCCACTATGCCAGCGGCGTACTGCAGGGTGACCTTGGCCGATCCTACGTCACCAATCGCCCGATCATCAGCGACATCGCCGAGCGCTTTCCGCGCACGCTGCTGCTGGCCACGGCGGCCATGCTGCTGGCCACGATCAGCGGCGTCACCATCGGCGTGCTCGCCGCCGTACGCCCCAACGGCTGGTTCGACCGCCTCGCGCTCGCCACGACGTACCTCGGGATTTCCTTCCCCGTGTACTGGATCGGCCTGCTGCTGATCGTCCTCTTCGCGGTCACCCTGCGCTGGCTGCCGGCCTCGGGCTACGGTCGCATCGAGTTTCTGATCCTCCCGGCGCTGGCGCTGGGCTCGCGCTCCATCGCCTACCTCGCCCGCGTGACTCGTTCCTCGATGCTCGAGGTGTTGGGCGCCGACTTCGTGCGTACGGCCCGCGCCAAAGGACTGACGGAATCCGGCGTGATCATCCGCCACGCCCTGCGCAACGCGCTGATTCCCGTGATCACGGTGATCGGTCTCGACTTCGGCGCCTACCTCACCGGCAGCATCCTCACCGAAACGATCTTCAGCTGGCCGGGCATCGGCCGCTACGTGGTCATGGCGATCGCACGACGCGACCTCCCGGCCGTACAGGGCGCCGTGCTCTTTCTGTCGGTCGTGTTCGTGCTGGTCAATCTGGTGACCGATCTCGCGTACCAAAAAGCCGATCCGCGGGTGCGGGCCTAG
- a CDS encoding cob(I)yrinic acid a,c-diamide adenosyltransferase yields MKIYTRAGDEGATALFGGGKVGKDHPRVEAYGDVDELNASLGLARSIDMMPRIDEVLVPVQRDLFAIGALLATPDHEKMKEQLSKARIDEQRIEELERAIDACEAELEPLRSFIIPGGTPKAAALHVARTVCRRAERRVVHLAADIELPAMVVVYLNRLSDLLFMLARVANKRAGAGEVTW; encoded by the coding sequence ATGAAGATCTACACCCGAGCAGGTGACGAGGGCGCGACCGCCCTCTTTGGTGGCGGCAAGGTTGGCAAGGACCATCCCCGCGTCGAAGCGTACGGCGACGTGGACGAACTCAATGCCTCACTCGGTCTGGCGCGATCGATCGACATGATGCCCCGTATCGACGAAGTGCTCGTGCCCGTGCAGCGCGATCTCTTCGCCATCGGCGCGCTGTTGGCGACTCCCGATCATGAGAAGATGAAGGAGCAGCTCAGCAAGGCTCGCATCGACGAGCAGCGCATCGAGGAGCTCGAGCGGGCGATCGATGCCTGTGAGGCGGAGCTCGAGCCGCTGCGCAGCTTCATCATTCCCGGGGGCACGCCCAAGGCGGCCGCACTGCATGTGGCGCGCACCGTGTGTCGGCGGGCCGAGCGTCGCGTGGTGCATCTCGCGGCCGATATCGAACTGCCGGCCATGGTGGTGGTGTATCTCAACCGCCTGTCCGATCTCCTGTTCATGCTTGCCCGCGTCGCCAACAAGCGTGCGGGTGCGGGCGAGGTGACCTGGTAG
- the aroB gene encoding 3-dehydroquinate synthase — MGGAPPDALQLPLPYPVYCRAGVRQAIGEIARLAAPSHRVAVISDTAVARLHGEAIAAQFPADSTRLFTIPPGEQEKTRARWAELTDALLEWGAGRDTTVIAVGGGVIGDLAGFVASTYMRGLPVVQVPTTLLAMVDASVGGKTAVDTPFGKNLVGAFHNPSAVVIDPDVLATLPADVLRSGLAEMIKHGVIADASYFDAVLRFAGAVRDHGAQAPDFAATITTLITGSVRIKAEVVAEDTREGGLRQILNFGHTIAHAVERVLNFELLHGDAVAMGMVAEARIAESIGLAGPGLAVAIADAVESAGLPSLLPAGISLDDIITATHGDKKARAGSARYSLPRGIGEMEAAEGTWAVAVSDEQVGSALS, encoded by the coding sequence GTGGGCGGCGCGCCCCCCGACGCGCTCCAACTGCCGCTGCCGTATCCGGTCTACTGCCGGGCCGGCGTGCGGCAGGCCATCGGGGAGATTGCGCGCCTCGCCGCCCCTTCGCATCGCGTCGCCGTCATCAGCGACACCGCCGTGGCGCGCCTGCATGGTGAAGCCATCGCGGCCCAGTTCCCGGCCGACAGCACTCGGCTGTTCACCATTCCACCCGGTGAGCAGGAGAAGACGCGGGCCCGCTGGGCCGAACTCACCGACGCCCTGCTGGAATGGGGCGCGGGACGCGATACCACCGTCATCGCCGTCGGCGGCGGCGTGATCGGCGACCTCGCCGGCTTCGTCGCGTCGACATACATGCGCGGGCTCCCCGTCGTGCAGGTGCCGACCACGCTGCTGGCGATGGTCGACGCGTCGGTGGGGGGCAAGACCGCCGTCGATACCCCCTTCGGCAAGAACCTGGTCGGCGCGTTCCATAACCCGTCGGCAGTGGTCATCGACCCCGACGTGCTCGCTACGCTCCCCGCCGACGTGCTGCGCAGCGGGCTGGCCGAAATGATCAAGCACGGCGTCATCGCCGACGCGTCCTACTTCGACGCCGTCCTCCGGTTCGCCGGCGCCGTCCGTGATCACGGCGCACAGGCCCCGGACTTCGCCGCCACGATCACGACACTGATCACCGGCAGCGTGCGCATCAAGGCGGAAGTCGTCGCTGAAGACACCCGCGAAGGCGGCCTGCGTCAGATCCTGAACTTCGGCCACACCATCGCCCACGCCGTGGAGCGGGTGCTCAACTTCGAGCTCCTCCACGGCGACGCCGTCGCGATGGGGATGGTGGCCGAAGCCCGCATCGCCGAGTCGATCGGACTGGCGGGGCCGGGACTCGCCGTCGCCATCGCCGACGCCGTGGAGAGCGCAGGTCTCCCCTCCCTCCTCCCCGCCGGCATCAGCCTCGACGACATCATCACGGCCACCCACGGCGACAAGAAGGCGCGCGCAGGTTCCGCCCGCTACTCCCTCCCCCGCGGCATCGGCGAAATGGAAGCCGCCGAGGGCACATGGGCGGTCGCGGTGAGCGACGAACAGGTCGGCTCAGCGCTCAGTTAA
- a CDS encoding RNA polymerase sigma factor RpoD/SigA encodes MQAAAATRTTEARSKGFFRSSPSTAFDQYLHDIQKLPLITDAAEERRLARLAQKGDEAAAERLVTANLRFVISYVKKYQGHGLDLSELVAIGNEGLLKAVRKFDPDQGVKFISYAVWWVRQAVLKALAEQTRSVRIPLNQNSQLIRMARGEMVLNQVLNREPTDAEMAKLLQEPIEQIRNARQITSTEVSLDAPIDRQDREASTLGERFAGETHTDIEEGTDFRLMREFIDRVFRKYLTPRERKILYLYYGLDEGAEAMTLERIGALMGVTRERIRQIRERAFEKLRESPDGRALAGFWGAA; translated from the coding sequence ATGCAGGCAGCTGCCGCGACCAGGACCACCGAGGCCCGCTCCAAGGGCTTTTTCCGTTCCTCCCCTTCCACCGCCTTCGATCAATACCTCCACGACATACAAAAGCTTCCCCTGATCACGGACGCCGCCGAAGAGCGTAGGCTCGCTCGGCTCGCCCAAAAGGGAGATGAGGCCGCCGCCGAGCGCCTCGTGACCGCGAACCTCCGGTTCGTGATCAGCTACGTGAAGAAGTATCAAGGACACGGCCTCGATCTCTCCGAACTCGTCGCCATCGGCAACGAGGGCCTCCTCAAGGCGGTCCGGAAGTTCGATCCCGATCAGGGCGTCAAGTTCATCTCCTACGCCGTGTGGTGGGTGCGCCAAGCCGTCCTCAAGGCACTGGCTGAGCAGACGCGAAGCGTCCGTATCCCGCTCAACCAGAACTCCCAGCTCATCCGCATGGCTCGCGGTGAGATGGTGCTCAATCAGGTGCTCAATCGCGAGCCCACGGATGCCGAGATGGCCAAGCTCCTCCAGGAGCCCATCGAGCAGATCCGCAATGCCCGCCAGATCACCAGCACCGAAGTCTCCCTCGACGCCCCCATCGATCGTCAGGATCGCGAGGCGTCCACCCTCGGCGAACGCTTCGCCGGCGAGACGCACACCGATATCGAAGAAGGCACCGACTTTCGCCTCATGCGGGAGTTCATCGATCGCGTGTTCCGGAAGTACCTCACGCCGCGCGAACGCAAGATCCTGTATCTGTATTACGGACTCGATGAAGGGGCAGAAGCCATGACCCTCGAGCGCATCGGCGCCCTCATGGGCGTCACGCGCGAACGGATCCGCCAGATTCGCGAGCGGGCCTTCGAAAAGCTCCGCGAGTCGCCCGATGGACGCGCCCTTGCCGGATTCTGGGGCGCCGCCTGA
- a CDS encoding response regulator: MPRVLIVDDEPGIRFALKRWFERQHWTVSEAGDGQTAITELLASDDTGESRVDLVICDLHLPLLSGEELLRTLMVSRPAIAARVILSTGDAVSDAAPDSALAIHPHVLQKPFELNTLKALVTSIVS, translated from the coding sequence TTGCCTCGCGTCCTGATCGTTGACGACGAACCGGGCATCCGCTTCGCATTGAAGCGCTGGTTCGAGCGTCAACACTGGACTGTCTCCGAAGCCGGAGATGGCCAGACTGCCATTACCGAACTGCTGGCGAGTGACGATACCGGCGAGAGCCGCGTTGACCTCGTGATTTGCGATCTGCACCTCCCGCTGCTGTCCGGGGAGGAGCTGCTTCGCACACTCATGGTCAGCCGTCCGGCGATCGCCGCACGCGTGATTCTGTCCACCGGCGATGCCGTCTCCGACGCCGCCCCAGACAGCGCCCTCGCGATTCACCCGCACGTGTTGCAGAAGCCGTTCGAACTCAACACGCTGAAAGCGCTCGTCACCTCCATCGTCAGCTAG
- a CDS encoding FAD-linked oxidase C-terminal domain-containing protein — protein sequence MRDALLATLSAIVGPRWVKSRAPELVAYDADGLPGYRALPNLAVFPGTQGEVAAVVRALASANVSFVPRGAGTGLSGGALANDVVLLGLNRLTQILRVDPVNRIAVVEPGVVNAKLSRAVAPYGLQYAPDPSSQSVCTIGGNVAENAGGPHCLKYGVTLNHVVECLVILPDGRFIRAGSAFGESDEYDLLGLFVGSEGCFGVATEITVRLVPLPDRVHTMLADFPSVNAAARAVSRIVATGIVPAALEMMDNATIRAVEASIYAAGYPTDAAAVLLCEVDGIADGLDEDVAIIRECCMASGARNVLVATTEADRVRLWQGRKKAFGAMGRIAPSLVVQDAVVPRTRLPDVLETIHEIATRHNVQVCNVFHAGDGNLHPNIPYDANDADASARVHAAMSEIMLACIAAGGTITGEHGVGLDKLPYMESLFSAESLSAMCTIRDVFDPARRANPGKVVPVHSCKEWRGGNRA from the coding sequence ATGCGCGATGCTCTGCTCGCCACGCTCTCCGCCATCGTAGGCCCTCGCTGGGTGAAATCACGCGCGCCCGAACTCGTCGCGTATGACGCCGACGGGCTCCCGGGATATCGTGCGCTGCCCAACCTCGCCGTCTTTCCCGGCACGCAGGGCGAAGTCGCCGCCGTTGTCCGCGCACTCGCGAGCGCGAATGTGTCGTTCGTGCCGCGTGGCGCCGGTACCGGACTCTCCGGCGGTGCACTAGCCAACGATGTCGTACTGCTCGGCCTCAATCGTCTCACACAGATTCTCCGCGTCGATCCGGTAAATCGCATCGCCGTGGTCGAACCGGGCGTGGTGAACGCAAAGTTGTCGCGCGCCGTGGCGCCGTATGGATTGCAGTACGCTCCCGATCCCTCAAGCCAGAGCGTCTGCACGATCGGCGGCAACGTGGCCGAGAATGCCGGCGGACCGCACTGTCTCAAGTACGGCGTCACGCTCAATCATGTCGTCGAGTGTCTGGTCATCCTTCCCGACGGCCGTTTCATTCGCGCGGGCTCGGCCTTCGGCGAGTCCGATGAATACGACCTGCTCGGCCTGTTCGTCGGCAGTGAAGGCTGCTTCGGTGTCGCGACCGAAATCACGGTGCGACTCGTACCACTGCCCGACCGCGTGCATACGATGCTCGCCGACTTCCCGAGTGTGAACGCTGCCGCGCGCGCGGTGTCACGCATCGTGGCCACCGGTATCGTGCCTGCCGCGCTCGAGATGATGGACAACGCCACCATTCGCGCCGTCGAAGCCTCGATCTACGCCGCCGGCTACCCCACCGACGCCGCCGCCGTACTGCTATGCGAAGTCGATGGCATCGCCGACGGACTCGACGAAGACGTGGCGATCATTCGCGAGTGCTGCATGGCATCGGGCGCCCGCAACGTGCTGGTGGCCACCACCGAAGCCGATCGCGTCCGCCTGTGGCAAGGACGCAAGAAAGCCTTCGGCGCCATGGGCCGCATCGCCCCGTCGCTGGTCGTGCAGGACGCCGTCGTGCCGCGCACGCGCTTGCCCGATGTGCTCGAAACGATTCACGAGATTGCCACGCGCCACAACGTGCAGGTGTGCAACGTATTTCACGCCGGCGACGGCAACCTGCACCCTAATATTCCCTACGACGCGAATGACGCCGATGCGTCGGCCCGCGTGCACGCCGCGATGTCGGAGATCATGCTCGCCTGCATTGCCGCCGGCGGCACCATCACCGGCGAACACGGCGTCGGTCTCGACAAGCTGCCGTACATGGAAAGCCTGTTCAGCGCCGAATCACTGTCGGCGATGTGCACCATCCGCGACGTCTTCGATCCGGCGCGGCGCGCCAATCCGGGCAAGGTCGTGCCGGTGCATAGCTGCAAAGAATGGCGCGGGGGCAACCGTGCTTAA